A single genomic interval of Lacrimispora sphenoides JCM 1415 harbors:
- a CDS encoding glycine C-acetyltransferase, whose translation MKKALNYYKEAVEQAREDGTYKEERIITTPQRSRINTTKTENVINMCANNYLGLSDNQEIIEAAKSTYDTWGYGLSSVRFICGTQGIHKELEAKISSFLGMDDTILYSSCFDANGGLFETLLTEEDAVISDALNHASIIDGVRLCRAKRFRYANNNMEELEQCLKDSQDARIRLIATDGVFSMDGIVADLKAICDLADKYDAMVMVDDSHAVGFMGRLGKGTPEHCGVMGRVDIITGTLGKALGGASGGYTSARQEIVDLLRQKSRPYLFSNTVAPAIAGGAIKTFEILERSTEYRDRVHENTRYFREKIKEVGFDIIESDHPIVAIMLYDAKTAVEFAARMLERGVYVIGFCYPVVPKGKARIRTQISAAHTREDLDFAVECFKRVKEEMGI comes from the coding sequence ATGAAAAAAGCATTAAACTATTATAAAGAAGCGGTGGAACAGGCCAGAGAAGACGGAACTTATAAGGAGGAGCGCATTATTACAACTCCTCAAAGGAGCAGAATCAATACTACGAAGACAGAAAATGTCATCAATATGTGTGCCAACAATTATCTTGGACTTTCTGACAACCAGGAGATTATAGAGGCGGCAAAATCCACTTATGATACATGGGGATACGGCTTGTCTTCCGTACGTTTTATCTGCGGAACCCAGGGGATACACAAAGAACTGGAAGCAAAAATCTCTTCCTTCCTGGGCATGGATGATACGATTTTGTACTCCTCCTGCTTCGATGCTAACGGAGGCCTGTTTGAGACATTGCTGACAGAGGAAGATGCGGTGATCAGCGATGCATTAAATCATGCCAGCATCATTGACGGCGTGCGTTTATGCAGGGCAAAGCGCTTCCGTTATGCCAATAATAATATGGAGGAGTTAGAACAGTGCTTAAAGGATTCCCAGGATGCCAGGATACGTCTGATTGCCACAGACGGTGTATTTTCCATGGATGGCATCGTGGCTGATTTAAAAGCTATCTGCGATCTGGCTGACAAATACGACGCAATGGTGATGGTGGATGACAGCCATGCAGTAGGATTTATGGGAAGGCTTGGCAAGGGTACACCGGAGCACTGCGGCGTCATGGGCCGGGTGGATATCATCACCGGTACACTGGGCAAGGCTCTGGGTGGAGCCAGCGGCGGATATACCAGCGCCAGACAGGAAATCGTGGATTTGCTCCGTCAAAAGAGCAGACCGTATCTATTTTCCAATACTGTAGCTCCTGCAATCGCCGGAGGTGCCATAAAGACTTTTGAAATTCTTGAGCGGAGTACGGAGTACAGGGACCGCGTTCATGAAAATACCCGTTATTTTAGGGAAAAGATAAAAGAGGTAGGTTTTGATATTATAGAAAGTGATCATCCGATTGTAGCGATCATGCTGTATGATGCAAAGACGGCCGTGGAATTTGCAGCAAGGATGCTGGAGCGCGGCGTTTATGTGATCGGATTCTGCTATCCGGTGGTGCCAAAAGGAAAGGCCAGAATTCGTACACAGATATCCGCCGCCCATACAAGGGAGGATTTGGATTTTGCAGTAGAATGCTTTAAGCGTGTAAAGGAAGAGATGGGGATTTAA
- a CDS encoding cyclase family protein, which yields MKYDLTTQVDQCLIEQWLSTQENRHIATGHVGTHLDTYEKSVIPLDYITCPGILWDVSDIAEDREISLSDIENLHIPEHAFLFIYTGRSEKEKYGTADYFRDHPQLSNELIQWLTNQPLRFLGIDCSGIRRGKEHEPADRLLEKNGIYVIENLSGLNQLIDIGAFKVYTLWFDDPVATGLQCKVVADTDIST from the coding sequence ATGAAATATGATTTGACAACACAAGTGGATCAGTGCTTAATAGAGCAATGGCTCTCCACACAGGAAAACCGCCATATAGCCACAGGACACGTGGGAACACATTTGGATACCTATGAGAAAAGCGTTATCCCGCTAGATTACATTACGTGCCCGGGTATTCTTTGGGATGTATCAGATATTGCAGAAGATCGTGAAATCTCCCTCTCTGATATTGAGAATTTACACATACCAGAACATGCCTTTCTTTTCATATACACGGGTCGAAGTGAAAAAGAAAAATATGGTACCGCTGATTATTTTCGTGATCATCCGCAGTTATCCAATGAGTTGATCCAGTGGCTTACGAATCAACCGCTTCGATTTTTGGGAATTGACTGCTCAGGAATACGCCGTGGAAAAGAGCATGAACCTGCTGACAGGCTGTTGGAGAAGAATGGCATATACGTTATCGAGAACTTAAGTGGTCTTAATCAATTGATAGACATTGGTGCCTTTAAAGTCTATACTCTTTGGTTTGATGATCCTGTTGCTACCGGACTACAATGCAAAGTGGTGGCGGATACTGATATCTCAACTTAA
- the aspS gene encoding aspartate--tRNA(Asn) ligase codes for MKSIIGEIKEITVEAEELINHIGETIRIHGSIYKIRKMSDFAFVLLRTKRNVVQCIYSKEISRFSLDEIKEESSVIVTACVKGEERSRTGYDLQIIGIEILSKPEEQSPVVINNKCVDTSMETLLNFRPVTLRNEKERAIFKLQEGITYGIREFLKKEKFTEIRTPKIVYAGAEGGANIFRLDYFGREAYLAQSPQFYKQMMVGVFERVYEIAPVFRAEKHDTSRHLNEYTSVDFEMGYICSFEDIMQMETMMLKYVMEYLNEQYEDEIRLLKVKLPVIKEIPAIKFKEAKELISMEYHRPIKDFDDFEPEEEKLLYELIKQKTGSEFVFVTHYPSKKRPFYAMDSMENEEETLSFDLLFRGLEITTGGQRIHGYKEQIDKMERRGMNTELFESYLIMHKYGMPPHGGLGLGLERFTSKLLEQENVRFSTLFPRDINRLIP; via the coding sequence ATGAAGAGTATCATTGGAGAAATCAAAGAGATAACCGTTGAGGCGGAGGAATTAATAAACCATATCGGTGAAACTATAAGAATTCATGGAAGCATCTATAAAATCAGGAAAATGAGCGATTTTGCTTTTGTACTATTAAGAACGAAACGTAACGTGGTTCAGTGCATTTATTCTAAGGAAATTTCCCGGTTTTCTCTTGATGAAATAAAGGAAGAGAGCAGCGTAATCGTGACTGCTTGTGTCAAAGGGGAAGAAAGATCCAGAACAGGCTATGACCTTCAGATAATTGGCATAGAGATATTATCAAAGCCGGAAGAGCAAAGCCCAGTTGTAATAAATAATAAATGTGTAGATACTTCTATGGAAACTCTGCTTAATTTCAGGCCGGTTACGCTTCGTAACGAAAAAGAACGTGCTATTTTTAAGCTGCAGGAAGGGATCACTTATGGAATACGTGAGTTCTTAAAAAAGGAAAAATTTACAGAAATCCGTACGCCTAAAATCGTTTATGCAGGCGCTGAAGGCGGAGCAAATATTTTCCGCTTAGACTATTTCGGCAGAGAGGCATATTTAGCTCAAAGCCCGCAATTTTACAAGCAGATGATGGTAGGCGTTTTTGAAAGAGTGTATGAAATTGCTCCGGTTTTCCGGGCGGAAAAACATGATACCTCCAGGCATTTGAATGAATATACAAGCGTGGATTTTGAAATGGGGTACATTTGCAGTTTTGAAGACATTATGCAGATGGAAACGATGATGCTAAAATATGTAATGGAATATTTAAATGAACAATATGAAGATGAAATAAGGCTGTTAAAAGTGAAGCTGCCTGTAATCAAAGAGATTCCGGCGATTAAATTTAAAGAAGCAAAAGAATTGATTTCAATGGAGTATCATAGACCTATAAAAGATTTTGATGATTTTGAGCCGGAAGAAGAAAAACTTCTTTACGAGCTGATAAAGCAGAAAACAGGAAGTGAATTTGTATTTGTAACCCATTATCCAAGCAAAAAGAGACCCTTTTATGCCATGGATAGCATGGAGAATGAGGAGGAAACCTTAAGCTTTGACCTTTTATTCCGTGGACTGGAAATAACAACAGGCGGTCAAAGAATTCATGGGTATAAGGAACAGATTGATAAAATGGAACGCAGAGGCATGAATACAGAATTATTTGAAAGCTATCTTATAATGCATAAATATGGGATGCCGCCGCATGGAGGCCTGGGCCTGGGCCTGGAACGTTTTACAAGCAAGCTGCTTGAACAGGAGAATGTGCGGTTTTCCACCTTGTTTCCAAGAGATATTAACCGGCTGATTCCATAG
- the rplM gene encoding 50S ribosomal protein L13 yields MKTFMASPATIERKWYVVDATGYTLGRLASEVAKVLRGKNKPIYTPHMDCGDYVIVVNADKIAVTGKKLDQKIYYNHSEYVGGMRETTLREMMAKKPEKVIELAVKGMLPKGPLGRSMITKLHAYAGAEHGHAAQKPEVLEFKF; encoded by the coding sequence ATGAAGACTTTTATGGCTAGTCCAGCAACAATTGAAAGAAAATGGTACGTAGTTGATGCTACAGGATATACATTAGGACGTTTGGCTTCAGAAGTAGCTAAAGTATTAAGAGGTAAAAATAAACCGATCTACACACCGCATATGGATTGCGGCGATTATGTGATCGTTGTAAATGCAGATAAGATTGCCGTTACCGGTAAGAAATTAGATCAGAAGATCTACTATAACCACTCTGAGTATGTTGGTGGTATGAGAGAAACAACTTTAAGAGAAATGATGGCTAAAAAGCCTGAAAAAGTTATTGAACTGGCTGTTAAGGGTATGCTTCCCAAGGGACCTTTAGGAAGAAGCATGATAACAAAACTTCACGCATATGCAGGTGCAGAGCATGGTCATGCAGCTCAGAAACCAGAAGTTTTAGAGTTCAAATTTTAA
- a CDS encoding MarR family winged helix-turn-helix transcriptional regulator, producing MEREILQQFTQLYNNQDLLSNLINSGLNSRYSNSELHCIEAIGKLEHPNGVQLAALLSMTRGAVTRLAKRLLQDGLIERYVLPDNKKEIYYRLTSKGEVLYKEHEVAHTKWEERDIAFLYSVPIKEQQVILDFLQKFNNYLKDKIQEESL from the coding sequence ATGGAGCGGGAAATACTTCAACAATTTACGCAGCTTTATAACAATCAAGACTTACTCAGCAATCTTATAAATAGTGGTTTAAATTCACGATATAGTAATTCGGAATTGCATTGTATTGAAGCGATCGGAAAGCTTGAACACCCAAATGGAGTGCAGCTCGCTGCGCTTCTTTCTATGACTCGAGGTGCAGTTACAAGGCTGGCTAAGCGCTTGCTGCAGGATGGACTTATCGAGCGTTATGTTCTTCCGGATAATAAAAAAGAAATATACTATCGGCTGACCTCTAAAGGAGAGGTTCTGTATAAAGAACATGAGGTTGCTCATACGAAATGGGAAGAACGAGATATCGCCTTTTTATATTCTGTTCCAATAAAGGAGCAACAAGTAATACTTGACTTTTTACAAAAGTTCAATAACTATCTGAAAGACAAAATACAGGAGGAATCGTTATGA
- the rpsI gene encoding 30S ribosomal protein S9, giving the protein MANAKFYGTGRRKKSIARVYLVPGTGKITINKRDIDQYLGLETLKLVVRQPLVATETVDKFDIMVNVHGGGFTGQAGAIRHGISRALLQADGEYRPILKKAGFLTRDPRMKERKKYGLKSARRAPQFSKR; this is encoded by the coding sequence ATGGCTAATGCAAAATTTTACGGAACAGGTAGAAGAAAAAAATCTATCGCTAGAGTATATTTAGTACCAGGTACAGGTAAGATCACTATCAATAAGAGAGATATCGACCAGTATTTAGGTCTTGAAACATTAAAGCTTGTTGTTCGTCAGCCGTTAGTTGCTACAGAGACAGTTGATAAGTTTGACATTATGGTTAACGTTCACGGCGGTGGATTCACTGGACAGGCCGGTGCAATCAGACACGGTATTTCAAGAGCTCTGCTTCAGGCAGATGGAGAATATCGCCCGATTCTTAAGAAGGCAGGCTTCTTAACAAGGGATCCAAGAATGAAAGAAAGAAAGAAGTACGGCTTAAAGTCAGCTCGTCGTGCTCCACAGTTCTCAAAGAGATAA
- a CDS encoding histidine phosphatase family protein: protein MTRVYFVRHAQPDHAWEDDRTRPLTTEGREDSRKVFKFLQDKNIDSFYCSPYKRSLDTIGETAAHYGKEIITDERLRERESGRNGNHHELFRKRWEDHDFHEEGGESIAMVQGRYVTALKEIIRNNDGRNIVIGTHGTALSSILNYYDTDYDCDSFLRILDWMPYIIELDFVDGEFTDKIEHLHIKKEFLGI from the coding sequence ATGACAAGAGTATATTTTGTACGTCACGCACAGCCGGACCATGCCTGGGAGGATGACAGAACCAGGCCCTTAACAACGGAAGGCAGAGAAGACTCCAGGAAGGTGTTTAAATTCTTGCAGGATAAAAATATTGATTCGTTTTATTGCAGTCCTTATAAGCGGAGTTTAGACACCATAGGGGAAACGGCAGCGCATTATGGTAAGGAAATCATCACCGATGAACGTCTCCGTGAACGTGAAAGCGGGAGAAACGGGAATCATCATGAATTGTTTCGAAAGCGTTGGGAAGATCATGACTTTCATGAGGAGGGCGGAGAATCAATTGCCATGGTACAGGGCAGGTATGTGACGGCATTAAAGGAAATTATTCGAAACAATGATGGCAGGAATATTGTCATTGGAACCCATGGAACAGCACTTAGCAGTATCTTAAATTATTATGATACAGACTATGACTGTGATTCTTTCCTGCGGATTCTGGATTGGATGCCTTATATCATAGAGCTTGATTTTGTAGACGGAGAATTTACGGATAAAATCGAGCATTTGCATATAAAAAAGGAGTTTTTGGGAATATAA
- a CDS encoding DNA (cytosine-5-)-methyltransferase: MATLKLKIAELRRAKGIAQQDLADVLGVSFQSVSKWETGTTMPDITLLPGIAEYFNVSVDELLGLKPLRQQAYKPRNTDHRDHWNGKTNELYKNRKYFWNDDYLSFLVTNVWHVDIPVDVIELRCGEGCLGMQLLDHLPAGSTYTGVDNEYFTNRAKLSFHNSGFEINFIVSDIYSFETNKKYDIAVCQSGLRHMNKPMEVLKKMAESVKKEGLVVCMDVNRELENVGFYFDDIRYDYLCTAFDFHKVWKKELECEGRDYAIGS; the protein is encoded by the coding sequence ATGGCAACACTTAAACTTAAAATAGCAGAATTGAGAAGGGCTAAAGGGATAGCCCAGCAGGATTTAGCTGATGTATTGGGTGTATCTTTTCAATCGGTCAGCAAATGGGAAACTGGTACTACAATGCCCGATATAACGTTACTTCCAGGTATTGCTGAATACTTTAATGTTTCTGTTGATGAACTATTAGGCCTTAAACCGCTGCGCCAACAAGCTTACAAACCACGTAATACTGATCATCGTGATCATTGGAATGGAAAGACGAATGAGCTTTATAAGAATAGAAAGTACTTTTGGAATGATGATTACTTGAGTTTCCTTGTGACAAATGTCTGGCACGTAGATATTCCAGTAGATGTTATTGAATTAAGATGTGGAGAAGGCTGTTTAGGAATGCAGTTGCTTGACCATCTGCCTGCAGGAAGCACTTATACAGGGGTTGATAATGAATATTTTACGAATAGAGCCAAATTAAGCTTTCATAATTCGGGATTTGAGATAAATTTTATTGTATCAGATATATACTCCTTTGAAACAAATAAAAAATATGACATCGCTGTCTGCCAGTCCGGATTACGTCACATGAACAAACCAATGGAAGTATTAAAGAAAATGGCGGAGTCTGTTAAAAAAGAGGGCCTTGTTGTCTGTATGGATGTCAATCGGGAGCTTGAAAATGTTGGATTTTACTTTGATGACATTCGCTATGATTATCTTTGCACAGCGTTTGATTTTCATAAGGTATGGAAGAAAGAACTGGAATGTGAAGGCAGAGATTATGCGATCGGAAGCTGA